ATGGGTATCGGCAATACATCTGCCGCTGCGCTGCTGATGAGTTACTTTACCCACATACCCGTGGCTGATTGTGCAGGCGCCGGTACCGGTAGCAACGTGCAACAGCTGGCGCAGAAGAAGGCCATCCTCCAGCAGGTGATGGCACATCATGCTACACCACAAACAGCGGAACAGGCGCTGGCCACCTTTGGCGGCTTTGAGATAGCCATGATCTGCGGCGCTATCCAGCAGGCAGCAGCCCTGCAAATGCTGGTGGTAATAGATGGGTTTATTGTTACCGCTGCCCTGCTGGCAGCAGCAGCCATGCAACCCGCCGTAAAAGACTACTGCGTATTTGCACACTGCTCTGAAGAAAAAGGACATAAAGCGATGTTGCAGTTCCTGGGCGTACAACCACTGCTACAGCTGGATATGCGACTGGGAGAAGGCACAGGTGCCGCAATGGCGATCCCTGTTATTCAAAGCGCCGTAGCATTCCTGGCCGAAATGGCCAGCTTCAATAGTGCACAAGTATCAAACCGTACCATATGAAGAAACAATGGCAGCTATTGCTAACGGCTATCATGTTTTATACACGTTTACCCGTCCCCGTTAGTACGCCGTACAGCCCGGACATGCTCAATAAAGCCACCCGTTATCTCCCACTTGTTGGATGGATAACGGGTGCTTTTATGATAGCCGTTCTATATGTTTTCGGCGGTATCGCCCCGCGGATAGTAAGTGTATTGCTATGTATAATTATGAGCGTATGGGTAACCGGCGCCTTTCATGAAGATGGCTTCGCAGACATGTGTGATGGCTTCGGCGGTGGCTGGACCAAAGAAAGGATCCTGGACATTATGAAGGACAGCCGCATCGGCACTTACGGCATGCTGGGCCTGTTGCTCCTGATGGCCCTGAAACTCACTTCCTTGTTGTCGCTCCCGATCAATAAGGTGATGCTGGCAGTGATAGCCGCGCAGCCTTTGAGCCGGTTTATGGCTGTTACCATTATCTATACCCACATCTATGTGCGGGAAAATGAAGACAGCAAATCCAAGCCCGTCTCCAAAGGCATTAGTTTGCCCGACCTCCTGCTGGCAGGGTGTTTTGGCCTGCTTCCTTTCGTGCTGGTCATGATCTATCTGCAAAATTATACGCTCCTGCTTATCATTCCTGCCCTGCTATTAGCCCGCTGGTACATGGCAAGGCTCATGCGCAAGTGGATCGGCGGATATACCGGTGATTGTCTCGGCGCTGTTCAGCAGATCTCGGAAACAGTCATATAT
The Chitinophaga sp. MM2321 DNA segment above includes these coding regions:
- the cobT gene encoding nicotinate-nucleotide--dimethylbenzimidazole phosphoribosyltransferase, yielding MKNQQGIMEITPLSQDLKEALQDKINQKTKPPGSLGKLEQLALQAGMVQHTMTPVLKQPAIIVFAGDHGIAAEGLVNPFPQAVTAQMVYNFLQGGAAINVFCRQHQLQLTVVDAGVNHVFAPHPLLKDRKIAMGTQDFLHGPAMSLEQCRLAMQAGAEEVKLLHTGGCNIVGFGEMGIGNTSAAALLMSYFTHIPVADCAGAGTGSNVQQLAQKKAILQQVMAHHATPQTAEQALATFGGFEIAMICGAIQQAAALQMLVVIDGFIVTAALLAAAAMQPAVKDYCVFAHCSEEKGHKAMLQFLGVQPLLQLDMRLGEGTGAAMAIPVIQSAVAFLAEMASFNSAQVSNRTI
- a CDS encoding adenosylcobinamide-GDP ribazoletransferase; the protein is MKKQWQLLLTAIMFYTRLPVPVSTPYSPDMLNKATRYLPLVGWITGAFMIAVLYVFGGIAPRIVSVLLCIIMSVWVTGAFHEDGFADMCDGFGGGWTKERILDIMKDSRIGTYGMLGLLLLMALKLTSLLSLPINKVMLAVIAAQPLSRFMAVTIIYTHIYVRENEDSKSKPVSKGISLPDLLLAGCFGLLPFVLVMIYLQNYTLLLIIPALLLARWYMARLMRKWIGGYTGDCLGAVQQISETVIYLSFCILAWKYI